A genome region from Solanum pennellii chromosome 12, SPENNV200 includes the following:
- the LOC107005841 gene encoding uncharacterized protein LOC107005841 gives MLEEIRVKMMKRIGDLREFSNTWITDISPMSLKILQENIQKSMQCNLTWNGERGFEIKHHGFTHTVDIVNRRCSCRSWQLRGIPCPHGVAALHYKNLEPIHYVASCYSKETYLSTYAHFIQPMNNMKMWSTSNNPIVKPPKIRKLPGRPVKVRRKEADESRKTGKLSKRGAVMTCSKCGTQGHNKRGCPTRNQADPSQSTEPVSQARSTGPSQSSEPSSHTQATESGRGKGTGRATRGRATRGRASGRGVPAQSHENVTNTETVNGRGRGRGTGRGAGSGREMAQERNVNEGLSRGRGMTQHSQTSSEANYSRGGLGRGKRPVEHEDTSGGQTRPFKRPRMVGVGIYQAEDGFTTLNPGLPSRRVINTGTKVTKRADVVTGDIGYTPVRGFKWKGKTTITSSNLERMRAEKVIQTRSVAAANAANSQGQTTSSRKTSVPWK, from the exons ATGCTTGAGGAGATAAGGGTGAAGATGATGAAAAGAATTGGTGATTTGAGAGAGTTCTCAAACACTTGGATCACTGATATATCTCCTATGTCTTTGAAGATTTTGcaagaaaacattcaaaagtCTATGCAATGTAACTTGACTTGGAATGGAGAAAGAGGTTTTGAGATTAAACACCATGGGTTTACACACACTGTGGACATTGTTAATAGGAGGTGTAGTTGCAGATCCTGGCAGCTTAGGGGAATTCCTTGTCCTCATGGTGTTGCTGCCCTTCATTACAAAAACTTGGAACCAATCCATTATGTGGCTAGCTGTTATAGCAAGGAAACCTACCTCAGCACATATGCCCATTTTATTCAGCCAATGAATAACATGAAAATGTGGTCAACCTCAAATAATCCAATTGTAAAGCCACCAAAGATCAGAAAGTTGCCTGGAAGACCAGTTAAGGTTAGAAGAAAGGAAGCAGATGAAAGCAGAAAAACTGGAAAGTTGAGCAAAAGAGGTGCTGTAATGACTTGTAGCAAATGTGGCACACAAGGACACAATAAAAGAGGATGTCCTACAAGAAACCAAGCTGATCCAAGTCAATCAACTGAACCAGTTTCTCAGGCAAGAAGTACTGGTCCAAGTCAGTCATCTGAACCATCTTCTCATACACAG GCTACTGAAAGTGGTAGAGGAAAAGGCACAGGAAGAGCAACAAGAGGAAGAGCAACAAGAGGAAGAGCAAGTGGCAGAGGTGTTCCAGCTCAATCACATGAAAATGTTACAAACACAGAG ACTGTAAATGGTAGAGGTAGAGGTAGAGGTACAGGTAGAGGAGCAGGATCAGGAAGAGAAATGGCTCAAGAAAGAAATGTGAATGAAGGACTAAGTAGAGGAAGAGGAATGACTCAACATAGTCAAACTAGTTCAGAAGCAAACTACAGTAGAGGAGGCCTAGGAAGAGGGAAGAGACCAGTAGAACATGAAGACACTAGTGGAGGACAAACAAGACCTTTTAAAAGGCCAAGAATGGTAGGTGTTGGCATATACCAAGCTGAAGATGGATTTACAACTCTCAAT CCTGGATTGCCAAGTAGAAGAGTCATCAATACTGGTACAAAAGTTACAAAGAGGGCTGATGTTGTCACTGGTGATATTGGCTACACACCAGTACGTGGATTCAAATGGAAGGGGAAGACAACTATTACCAGTAGCAACCTGGAAAGAATGAGGGCTGAAAAGGTTATCCAAACTAGGTCTGTAGCTGCTGCTAATGCTGCTAATAGCCAAGGCCAAACAACTTCAAGTAGAAAAACTTCTGTGCCATGGAAGTAG